From Variovorax sp. PMC12, the proteins below share one genomic window:
- a CDS encoding VIT and vWA domain-containing protein, whose amino-acid sequence MNAPTTPRPGRWLWLATVSLATVGFVALSARPVYAQEAPAGPRLKTESPYFFVKSDDPSVDRLPLKGTEVAVKISGVIADVTVTQTYRNEGTRAIEAKYVFPGSTKAAVSGLNVRLADRLVTAQIREKQQAQIEYDTAKKEGKTAALLEQHLPNVFQMNVANIMPGDDVKVELRYTELLVPQSGNYEFVFPTVVGPRYNSPQSASAQAKWVAQPTLAQGAASGTSFKLKASIDTPMGLKEIRSTTHTVDVKKSDEDRHADVVLTADGRPADNRDFVLDYRLAGEKIESGLMLYKGQGENAENFFLAMVEPPKAVAASAISPRDYIFVVDISGSMHGFPLDTAKTVLERLIGGLRPSDTFNVLLFSGSNKMLSPKSVPATRANIEQALATIQNYGGSGSTELIPALKRVYAEPKEDKVSRTVVVVTDGYVTVEREAFELVRKNLSKANVFAFGIGSSVNRSLMEGIARAGMGEPFIITDPIQAPEQAARFRRMVESPVLTNVKATFGGLDVYDVEPQALPDVLGERPVIVFGKWRADSSGQAKGRVIIEGQGASGPYRQEVRIDERTRQDTAALRTLWARHRIQSLSDQETLEGGTAFKDRITELGLKYSLLTQYTSFIAVDKVVRNVAPQNSVDVNQPLPLPQGVSELALGAEVPSTPEPETLGAIAVVLSMLAMLRRRARRNDARRFTA is encoded by the coding sequence ATGAACGCCCCCACCACCCCACGCCCCGGCCGCTGGCTCTGGCTCGCCACCGTGAGCCTGGCGACCGTGGGCTTCGTCGCATTGAGCGCGCGCCCGGTGTATGCGCAGGAAGCGCCCGCCGGCCCGCGCCTGAAGACAGAGAGCCCGTATTTCTTCGTCAAGAGCGACGACCCCTCGGTCGACCGCCTGCCCCTGAAGGGCACCGAGGTGGCCGTGAAGATCTCGGGCGTGATCGCCGACGTGACGGTCACGCAGACCTATCGCAACGAAGGCACGCGCGCCATCGAGGCCAAGTATGTTTTCCCCGGTTCGACCAAGGCGGCAGTGAGCGGCCTCAACGTGCGGCTGGCCGACCGGCTCGTCACCGCGCAGATCCGCGAGAAGCAGCAGGCGCAGATCGAATACGACACCGCCAAGAAAGAAGGCAAGACCGCCGCGCTGCTGGAGCAGCACCTGCCCAACGTGTTCCAGATGAACGTCGCCAACATCATGCCGGGCGACGACGTGAAGGTGGAGCTGCGCTACACCGAACTGCTGGTGCCGCAGTCGGGCAACTACGAGTTCGTGTTCCCGACCGTGGTGGGTCCGCGCTACAACAGTCCGCAGTCGGCCAGCGCGCAGGCCAAGTGGGTGGCGCAGCCCACGCTCGCGCAAGGCGCGGCGAGCGGCACCAGCTTCAAGCTCAAGGCCAGCATCGACACGCCGATGGGCCTGAAGGAAATCCGCTCGACCACGCACACCGTCGACGTGAAGAAGAGCGACGAAGACAGGCACGCCGACGTGGTGCTCACCGCCGACGGCCGCCCCGCGGACAACCGCGACTTCGTGCTCGACTACCGCCTGGCCGGCGAAAAGATCGAATCGGGCCTGATGCTCTACAAGGGCCAGGGAGAGAACGCCGAGAACTTCTTCCTCGCGATGGTGGAGCCGCCCAAGGCCGTGGCCGCCAGCGCCATTTCGCCGCGCGACTACATCTTCGTGGTCGACATCTCGGGCTCCATGCACGGCTTTCCGCTCGACACCGCGAAGACGGTGCTCGAGCGCCTGATCGGCGGCCTGCGCCCGAGCGACACCTTCAACGTGCTGCTGTTCTCGGGCAGCAACAAGATGCTCTCGCCCAAGTCGGTGCCGGCCACGCGCGCCAACATCGAGCAGGCGCTGGCCACCATCCAGAACTACGGCGGCAGCGGCAGCACCGAGCTGATTCCGGCGCTCAAGCGCGTGTATGCCGAGCCGAAGGAAGACAAGGTGTCGCGCACCGTGGTGGTCGTGACCGACGGCTACGTGACGGTCGAGCGCGAAGCCTTCGAGCTGGTGCGCAAGAACCTGTCGAAGGCCAACGTGTTCGCCTTCGGCATCGGATCGTCGGTGAACCGCAGCCTGATGGAAGGCATTGCGCGCGCCGGCATGGGCGAGCCTTTCATCATCACCGACCCGATCCAGGCACCCGAGCAGGCGGCGCGTTTTCGCCGCATGGTCGAGTCGCCGGTGCTCACGAACGTGAAGGCGACCTTCGGCGGACTCGACGTGTACGACGTGGAGCCGCAGGCCCTGCCCGACGTGCTCGGCGAACGCCCGGTGATCGTGTTCGGCAAGTGGCGCGCGGATTCGAGCGGGCAGGCAAAAGGCCGCGTGATCATCGAAGGCCAGGGCGCCAGCGGCCCCTATCGGCAGGAAGTGCGCATCGACGAGCGCACCCGCCAGGACACGGCGGCGCTGCGCACGCTGTGGGCGCGCCACCGCATCCAGAGCCTGAGCGACCAGGAAACGCTGGAAGGCGGCACGGCCTTCAAGGACCGCATCACCGAACTGGGCCTGAAGTACAGCCTGCTCACCCAGTACACGAGCTTCATTGCCGTCGACAAGGTGGTGCGCAATGTGGCGCCGCAGAACAGCGTGGACGTGAACCAGCCCTTGCCCCTTCCGCAAGGCGTGAGCGAACTGGCGCTCGGCGCCGAGGTGCCGAGCACGCCCGAACCCGAGACGCTGGGCGCCATCGCGGTCGTGCTGTCGATGCTCGCCATGCTGCGCCGCCGGGCCCGCCGCAACGACGCGCGCCGCTTCACCGCCTGA
- the xrtQ gene encoding exosortase Q, whose product MSLAALAHRHPRIVDWGILIDRAPAAGWLGLQCLALMPTWAWMVQRMRDGSDDPLGLLALVALAALTWNSRRELRASPRLGWLVLAGAGTVLATLLRTGIGALPALPPLAAGLVAVLALACGLLAFLPRNVGRLPVAGLAVLALPLLSSLQFYAGYPLRVVTAEASRWLLAPGFEVMREGTSLMVDGRLVIVDAPCSGVQMVWLGYFTACAVALWARRGDQAFLRRLPMVGLLVLAGNIARNSVLIAFEGAGHPLAGWAHNALGLAVLAVVCAAIARLMVPERHVAEPAGQPIPGLITTQGGRRVDTVL is encoded by the coding sequence ATGTCTCTGGCAGCACTTGCCCATCGCCACCCGCGCATCGTCGACTGGGGCATCCTCATCGACCGCGCACCGGCCGCCGGCTGGCTCGGCCTTCAATGTCTGGCGCTGATGCCGACGTGGGCCTGGATGGTCCAGCGGATGCGCGACGGCTCCGACGATCCGCTGGGCCTGCTGGCGCTGGTCGCACTGGCCGCGCTGACCTGGAACAGCCGGCGCGAGCTGCGCGCCTCGCCGCGGCTGGGCTGGCTCGTGCTTGCCGGCGCGGGCACGGTGCTCGCGACCCTGCTGCGCACCGGGATAGGTGCGCTGCCCGCGCTGCCGCCGCTGGCGGCGGGTCTCGTAGCCGTGCTGGCGCTGGCCTGCGGGCTGCTGGCGTTCCTGCCGCGCAACGTGGGCAGGTTGCCGGTGGCGGGGCTCGCGGTGCTGGCGCTGCCGCTGCTGTCGTCGCTCCAGTTCTATGCGGGCTATCCGCTGCGGGTGGTCACGGCCGAGGCGAGCCGCTGGCTGCTCGCGCCCGGCTTCGAGGTGATGCGCGAAGGCACCAGCCTGATGGTCGACGGCCGCCTCGTGATCGTCGATGCGCCCTGCTCGGGCGTTCAGATGGTCTGGCTCGGCTACTTCACGGCCTGTGCCGTCGCACTTTGGGCGCGCCGCGGCGACCAGGCCTTCCTGCGCCGCCTGCCGATGGTCGGGCTGCTGGTGCTGGCCGGGAACATCGCGCGCAACAGCGTGCTGATCGCCTTCGAAGGCGCCGGCCATCCGCTGGCGGGCTGGGCGCACAACGCGCTGGGCCTGGCGGTGCTCGCCGTCGTGTGCGCCGCCATCGCCCGCCTGATGGTGCCGGAGCGCCACGTGGCCGAACCTGCCGGACAACCCATCCCGGGCCTGATCACCACCCAAGGAGGCCGCCGTGTCGACACCGTTCTTTGA
- a CDS encoding biosynthetic peptidoglycan transglycosylase: MKAGPLNFEIGVPTALRVATSPWFAPYLDGRSFDTRAGAVRFAWKPAGELLEMQCTPCSAEVPALGTQPIRVERLVATVKRDGNTLSGTFEATPESTDTTRLHGRWEGKLSPRNLQLSAKVEDAPIARWYAVLVPTLPELRSARIGGTLALHGQLQLPEATFAVQPTISQFTVEGLGTEAMLNARTSCGPSARLTNDSWLARAVVAAEDQRFFTHAGYDLTEILASIDNNQKPGQTKRGGSTLTQQLAKLLVTGSDRTAERKLREMLYAVEMEQTLGKARILQLYLDNAPWGGSICGAEAAARRYFKRSARTLEPAQAVWLAAMLHKPQAVLEQWRRDGHIDADRTKWVAESIRGISRNQREALLKSVAAAKFTAPEAVTQ; this comes from the coding sequence GTGAAGGCCGGTCCGCTGAATTTCGAGATCGGCGTGCCCACCGCATTGCGCGTGGCCACCTCGCCGTGGTTTGCGCCCTACCTGGACGGGCGTTCGTTCGACACCCGCGCCGGCGCCGTGCGCTTTGCCTGGAAGCCGGCCGGGGAACTGCTCGAGATGCAATGCACGCCCTGCAGCGCCGAGGTGCCGGCGCTCGGCACCCAGCCGATCAGGGTCGAGCGGCTGGTGGCCACCGTCAAGCGCGACGGCAACACCCTCAGCGGCACCTTCGAAGCCACGCCCGAGAGCACCGACACGACCCGGTTGCACGGCCGCTGGGAAGGCAAGCTCTCGCCAAGGAATCTGCAGCTCAGCGCCAAAGTCGAAGACGCGCCCATCGCCCGCTGGTATGCGGTGCTGGTGCCCACGCTGCCCGAATTGCGCAGCGCGCGCATCGGCGGCACGCTGGCGCTGCACGGGCAACTGCAGCTGCCCGAGGCCACGTTCGCGGTGCAGCCGACCATCAGCCAGTTCACCGTCGAGGGACTCGGCACCGAGGCCATGCTCAATGCGCGCACCAGCTGCGGCCCGTCGGCCAGGCTGACCAACGACAGCTGGCTGGCGCGCGCGGTGGTAGCCGCCGAAGACCAGCGCTTCTTCACCCATGCCGGCTACGACCTGACCGAGATCCTCGCGTCGATCGACAACAACCAGAAGCCGGGCCAGACCAAGCGCGGCGGCAGCACCCTCACGCAGCAGCTGGCCAAGCTGCTGGTGACGGGCAGCGACCGCACCGCCGAACGCAAGCTGCGCGAGATGCTCTACGCGGTCGAGATGGAGCAGACGCTGGGCAAGGCCCGCATCCTGCAGCTCTACCTCGACAACGCGCCCTGGGGCGGCAGCATCTGCGGCGCCGAAGCCGCGGCGCGGCGCTACTTCAAGCGCAGCGCGCGCACGCTGGAGCCGGCGCAGGCCGTGTGGCTCGCGGCCATGCTGCACAAGCCGCAGGCCGTGCTCGAGCAGTGGCGGCGCGACGGCCACATCGACGCCGACCGCACCAAGTGGGTTGCCGAAAGCATCCGCGGCATCAGCCGGAACCAGCGCGAGGCACTGCTCAAGAGCGTGGCCGCGGCGAAGTTCACGGCGCCCGAGGCCGTCACGCAATGA
- a CDS encoding GNAT family N-acetyltransferase, whose protein sequence is MNPIPDTDIEAIERATVSAVAPDLTEELDGWLLPFAEGTVNRARSAVPLHRGAVDAATLDRIEDRYESRQAVPLLRLADADCFDGLRAELERRHYASDNPTLVQLGSTPRMLQVAEGRGAPADVDTAPDDAWAALFLGEGFDPVDGAHRVRTLSRAKGTLYASVREGGRTLAAGAMAFGHGWCSVHGMRTDQAQRGRGLAGRVLAGLAQAAMSRGFERVFLQVDAANPPALALYRRAGFETRWQYRYWRPRQWDRAPGG, encoded by the coding sequence ATGAACCCGATTCCAGACACCGACATCGAAGCCATCGAACGCGCCACCGTATCGGCGGTGGCGCCCGACCTGACCGAAGAGCTCGACGGCTGGCTGCTGCCCTTTGCCGAGGGCACGGTCAATCGCGCCAGGTCCGCCGTGCCGCTGCACCGGGGCGCGGTCGATGCGGCCACCCTCGACCGCATAGAAGACCGCTACGAAAGCCGTCAGGCCGTGCCGCTGCTGCGCCTGGCCGACGCGGATTGCTTCGACGGCCTGCGCGCCGAGCTGGAGCGGCGCCACTACGCCAGCGACAACCCGACGCTGGTGCAGCTCGGCTCGACGCCGCGAATGCTGCAGGTGGCCGAGGGCCGCGGCGCGCCGGCCGATGTCGACACGGCGCCCGACGACGCCTGGGCGGCGCTGTTCCTCGGCGAGGGCTTCGATCCGGTGGACGGCGCGCATCGCGTGCGCACCCTCTCGCGCGCCAAGGGCACGCTGTATGCCAGCGTGCGTGAAGGCGGCCGCACCCTGGCCGCCGGCGCGATGGCGTTCGGCCACGGCTGGTGCAGCGTGCACGGCATGCGCACCGACCAGGCGCAGCGCGGCCGGGGACTGGCAGGGCGCGTGCTGGCCGGCCTGGCGCAGGCGGCCATGTCGCGCGGTTTCGAGCGGGTGTTCCTGCAGGTCGATGCGGCGAACCCGCCGGCACTGGCCCTGTACAGGCGCGCGGGGTTCGAAACCCGCTGGCAGTACCGCTACTGGCGGCCGCGGCAATGGGATCGGGCTCCGGGGGGCTGA
- a CDS encoding pirin family protein, whose translation MTNANHHANHPTDPVATPRGIDHIVAGVSTSDGDGVKLTRVLQQPLQKRLDPYLMLDAFGSDNPGDYIGGFPNHPHRGFETVTYMIAGRMRHRDSAGHEGLLENGGVQWMTAGRGLVHSELPEQEEGLMEGFQLWLNLPAKDKMREPWYRDIQSEEIPEFTTTGGAHVRVIAGASHGIEGAVRREHTEPLYLDITLPPGAEFAQPLPDDHNALVYVFRESLWIAGSEIPTRRMAILANDAGSDGVVLRAGATNHSPARALLIAGKPLHEPIAQYGPFVMNTQEQVKQAVHDFQNGKLG comes from the coding sequence ATGACCAACGCCAACCACCACGCCAACCACCCCACCGATCCCGTCGCCACGCCGCGCGGCATCGACCACATCGTGGCCGGTGTTTCCACCAGCGATGGCGACGGCGTGAAGCTCACCCGCGTGCTGCAGCAGCCGCTGCAGAAGCGGCTCGACCCCTACCTCATGCTCGACGCCTTCGGCAGCGACAACCCGGGCGACTACATCGGCGGCTTTCCCAACCATCCGCACCGCGGCTTCGAGACCGTGACCTACATGATCGCGGGCCGCATGCGCCACCGCGACAGCGCCGGCCATGAAGGCCTGCTCGAGAACGGCGGCGTGCAATGGATGACCGCCGGCCGCGGCCTCGTGCACAGCGAACTGCCCGAGCAGGAAGAAGGCCTGATGGAAGGCTTCCAGTTGTGGCTCAACCTGCCCGCCAAGGACAAGATGCGCGAGCCCTGGTATCGCGACATCCAGAGCGAAGAGATCCCCGAATTCACAACCACCGGCGGCGCGCACGTGCGGGTGATCGCGGGTGCGAGCCACGGCATCGAGGGCGCGGTGCGCCGCGAGCACACAGAGCCGCTGTACCTGGACATCACCCTGCCGCCCGGCGCCGAGTTCGCGCAGCCGCTGCCTGACGACCACAACGCGCTGGTCTACGTCTTCCGCGAATCGCTGTGGATCGCCGGCAGCGAGATACCGACGCGCCGCATGGCCATCCTGGCGAACGACGCGGGCAGCGACGGCGTGGTGCTGCGCGCGGGCGCGACCAACCACAGCCCCGCGCGCGCACTGCTGATCGCAGGGAAGCCGCTGCACGAGCCCATCGCGCAGTACGGCCCCTTCGTGATGAACACGCAGGAGCAGGTCAAGCAGGCGGTGCACGACTTCCAGAACGGCAAGCTCGGCTGA
- a CDS encoding flavodoxin family protein has product MPTKTPTIRKGQAPDKLQRAQFHDRFMQPFQDPAFQAEAASLQRIELIAWEAYEEGRKAPVTRKAGPGYADPDYDLSVDWLEAKARIDAAQAAWSSPQTRSRVLLINGSPRNDGTCPGEVSKTWRLAQLAQEVLEGSGIETDMLDLSLVTSEYGRQIHPCKACASTAMPLCHWPCSCYPNHSLRQTGDWMNEIYERWVAAHGVVLLTPTHWYQASSPLKLMIDRLVCADGGNPDPTSTHGKKPEEAKALELEGWGFPKHLDGRAYGVVVHGDVAGIESLRRNLCDWLDWMGLIDAGAQARLDRYIGYYEPYATSHDTLDADADMQEEVRNVARAVARAVGELRAGKLEAPDRGLKRPRPK; this is encoded by the coding sequence ATGCCCACCAAGACACCCACGATCAGGAAGGGACAGGCGCCCGACAAGCTGCAGCGCGCCCAGTTCCACGACCGCTTCATGCAGCCGTTCCAGGACCCGGCCTTCCAGGCCGAGGCCGCCTCGCTCCAGCGCATCGAGCTGATCGCCTGGGAAGCTTACGAGGAAGGCCGCAAGGCGCCGGTCACGCGCAAGGCCGGGCCCGGCTACGCAGACCCCGACTACGACCTGTCCGTCGACTGGCTCGAAGCCAAGGCCCGCATCGACGCTGCGCAGGCCGCATGGAGCTCGCCGCAGACGCGATCGCGCGTGCTGCTCATCAACGGCTCGCCGCGCAACGACGGCACCTGCCCCGGCGAGGTGTCGAAGACATGGCGCCTCGCGCAGCTCGCACAGGAGGTGCTCGAAGGCAGCGGCATCGAGACCGACATGCTCGACCTGAGCCTCGTCACTTCCGAATACGGGCGGCAGATCCACCCGTGCAAGGCCTGCGCGTCGACCGCCATGCCGCTGTGCCACTGGCCCTGCAGCTGCTACCCCAACCACTCGCTGCGCCAGACCGGCGACTGGATGAACGAGATCTACGAACGCTGGGTGGCCGCGCATGGCGTGGTGCTGCTCACGCCCACGCACTGGTACCAGGCCAGCAGCCCGCTGAAGCTCATGATCGACCGCCTGGTGTGCGCCGACGGCGGCAACCCCGACCCCACCAGCACCCACGGCAAGAAGCCGGAGGAAGCCAAGGCGCTGGAACTCGAGGGCTGGGGCTTTCCCAAGCACCTGGACGGCCGGGCGTATGGCGTAGTGGTGCACGGCGACGTGGCCGGCATCGAAAGCCTGCGCCGCAACCTCTGCGACTGGCTCGACTGGATGGGCCTGATCGACGCCGGCGCGCAGGCGCGGCTGGACCGCTACATCGGCTACTACGAGCCCTACGCCACCAGCCACGACACGCTCGACGCCGACGCCGACATGCAGGAAGAAGTGCGCAACGTGGCGCGTGCCGTCGCACGGGCGGTGGGCGAACTGCGCGCGGGCAAGCTGGAGGCGCCGGACCGGGGCCTGAAGCGTCCGAGGCCCAAGTAG
- a CDS encoding Spy/CpxP family protein refolding chaperone → MISLRQRIVWASLLGSAALASSGAFAQAPAAPTAPSAAVAQADTAAAPKAQHKRMDPAQRMERMKEHRAKRLAALKEKLKLSSAQEGAWSAYTTATQPPAGPRPHMDRAEFAKLTTPQRLERMQARQAERSAMFAKRADATKTFYATLSPEQQKTFDTETAHMGGHRWHRGGPDGHHGQAPAKS, encoded by the coding sequence ATGATTTCTCTTCGCCAACGCATCGTCTGGGCCAGCCTGCTGGGTTCGGCAGCCCTCGCCTCTTCGGGCGCCTTCGCTCAAGCGCCGGCCGCCCCCACCGCACCCAGCGCCGCGGTGGCCCAGGCCGACACCGCCGCAGCGCCCAAGGCGCAGCACAAGCGCATGGATCCCGCACAGCGCATGGAGCGCATGAAGGAGCACCGTGCCAAGCGCCTCGCTGCCCTGAAGGAAAAGCTCAAGCTGAGCTCGGCCCAGGAAGGCGCATGGAGCGCGTACACCACCGCGACGCAGCCGCCCGCCGGCCCGCGTCCGCACATGGACCGCGCCGAGTTCGCCAAGCTGACCACGCCGCAGCGCCTGGAGCGCATGCAGGCCCGCCAGGCCGAACGCAGCGCCATGTTCGCCAAGCGCGCCGACGCCACGAAGACCTTCTACGCCACGCTCTCGCCTGAGCAGCAGAAGACCTTCGACACCGAGACCGCGCACATGGGCGGCCATCGCTGGCACCGTGGCGGCCCGGACGGCCATCACGGCCAGGCGCCCGCCAAGAGCTGA
- a CDS encoding serine/threonine protein kinase, whose translation MKQAIFHATVLAALLGAAGIAQAQATSIPAQPDPSVGGQASTMTPAGVANPPQRPDNTMPASRESVKAEARVQNRNNANSMVPKGEATTTVNHQPNAMPQPTGEMSRAEVSQTGRKVKPQFGQKGERPDVVTNPTDKTGTPK comes from the coding sequence ATGAAGCAAGCCATCTTCCACGCCACCGTTCTCGCCGCCCTGCTGGGCGCCGCGGGCATCGCCCAGGCCCAGGCCACGTCCATCCCCGCGCAGCCGGACCCATCGGTCGGCGGCCAGGCCAGCACGATGACGCCCGCGGGCGTCGCCAATCCGCCCCAGCGGCCGGACAACACGATGCCTGCGTCGCGCGAATCGGTGAAGGCCGAAGCCCGCGTGCAGAACCGCAACAACGCCAACAGCATGGTGCCCAAGGGCGAGGCGACCACCACGGTCAACCACCAGCCCAACGCCATGCCGCAGCCGACCGGCGAGATGTCGCGCGCCGAAGTCAGCCAGACCGGCCGCAAGGTCAAGCCGCAGTTCGGCCAGAAGGGCGAGCGCCCGGACGTCGTGACCAACCCGACGGACAAGACCGGCACGCCGAAGTAA
- a CDS encoding endonuclease/exonuclease/phosphatase family protein, protein MSSSSPGSAPVSLKVMTVNTHKGFTALNRKFILPELRDAVRTVGADVVFLQEVLGTHSRHSRKVSNWPEAPHYEFLADSMWPQFAYGRNAVYPKGHHGNAVLSKFPIVHFRNHDVSVSGPEKRGLLHCVLRLPARVVDVHVICAHLGLAEAHRQQQLELLCHIVRDEVPADAPLIVAGDFNDWRGRAHAVLEKGASLREVFVHAHGRAARTFPARFPMLPLDRIYVRNAGVHAPVVLPRRPWSHLSDHAPLVADIDL, encoded by the coding sequence ATGTCTTCCTCTTCCCCCGGCTCCGCGCCCGTCTCGCTGAAGGTCATGACCGTGAACACCCACAAGGGCTTCACGGCGCTCAACCGCAAGTTCATCCTGCCCGAGCTGCGCGACGCGGTCCGCACCGTGGGCGCGGACGTGGTGTTCCTGCAGGAAGTGCTGGGCACGCATTCGCGCCACTCGCGCAAGGTGAGCAACTGGCCCGAGGCGCCGCACTACGAATTCCTGGCCGACAGCATGTGGCCGCAGTTCGCCTACGGGCGCAACGCGGTGTACCCCAAGGGGCACCACGGCAACGCGGTGCTCTCCAAGTTTCCCATCGTGCATTTCCGCAACCACGACGTATCGGTGAGCGGGCCCGAGAAGCGCGGCCTGCTGCATTGCGTGCTGCGCCTGCCGGCACGGGTGGTCGACGTGCACGTGATCTGCGCGCACCTCGGCCTGGCCGAGGCGCACCGCCAGCAGCAGCTCGAGCTGCTTTGCCACATCGTGCGCGACGAAGTGCCCGCCGACGCGCCGCTGATCGTGGCCGGCGACTTCAACGACTGGCGCGGCCGCGCGCACGCCGTGCTCGAAAAAGGCGCGTCGCTGCGCGAGGTGTTCGTGCATGCCCACGGCCGCGCGGCGCGTACCTTTCCGGCACGTTTTCCGATGCTGCCGCTGGACCGCATCTACGTGCGCAACGCGGGCGTGCATGCGCCCGTGGTGCTGCCGCGCCGGCCCTGGTCGCACCTGTCGGACCACGCCCCGCTGGTGGCGGACATCGATCTTTGA
- the clsB gene encoding cardiolipin synthase ClsB yields the protein MNNNNHWTGGNRVELLENGEEFFPRVFEAIRQAKREAIVETFILFEDKVGLQLHAAMREAALRGVKVDLMIDGFGSPDLSREFIEGLTSAGVKVRVFDPGQRFLGKRLNVFRRMHRKIVVIDGERAFVGGINYSADHLLDFGPKAKQDYAVELHGPIVAEIHQFVLRAIALGGKGAGWFRRRLRQAPAVEHAAAGQADAMFVTRDNRRHTNDIERQYRAAIRAARERIVIANAYFFPGYRLIKELRRAARRGVDVRLILQGEPDMPIVKTAASMLYHHLLHAGVRIYEYCDRPLHGKVALMDDKWSTVGSSNLDPLSLSLNLESNVIVRDRAFNGVLWERLDHLMQHSCKKIDAADLASEWSGWRLVRSFFVFHILRWYPALLGRLPRHVPRLTPAEAIELASRRDTGTSQPTGGATQTEAA from the coding sequence ATGAACAACAACAACCATTGGACCGGCGGCAACCGCGTGGAGCTGCTCGAGAACGGCGAGGAGTTCTTCCCGCGCGTGTTCGAGGCCATCCGGCAGGCGAAGCGCGAAGCCATCGTCGAGACCTTCATCCTGTTCGAGGACAAGGTCGGCCTGCAGCTGCACGCCGCCATGCGCGAGGCCGCGCTGCGCGGCGTGAAGGTCGACCTGATGATCGACGGCTTCGGTTCGCCCGACCTGTCGCGCGAGTTCATCGAAGGCCTCACGTCGGCCGGCGTGAAGGTGCGCGTGTTCGACCCCGGCCAGCGGTTTCTGGGCAAGCGGCTCAACGTGTTCCGCCGCATGCACCGCAAGATCGTGGTGATCGACGGGGAGCGCGCCTTCGTCGGCGGCATCAACTATTCGGCGGACCACCTGCTCGACTTCGGCCCCAAGGCCAAGCAGGACTACGCGGTCGAGCTGCACGGGCCGATCGTGGCCGAGATCCACCAGTTCGTGCTGCGCGCCATCGCGCTCGGCGGCAAGGGCGCGGGCTGGTTCCGCCGCCGGCTGCGGCAGGCACCGGCTGTCGAGCACGCGGCGGCCGGCCAGGCCGACGCGATGTTCGTCACGCGCGACAACCGCCGCCACACCAACGACATCGAGCGGCAGTACCGCGCCGCCATCCGTGCGGCGCGCGAGCGCATCGTGATCGCCAACGCATACTTCTTTCCGGGCTACCGGCTCATCAAGGAGCTGCGGCGCGCGGCGCGGCGCGGCGTGGATGTGCGGCTGATACTGCAGGGCGAGCCCGACATGCCGATCGTCAAGACGGCGGCGAGCATGCTCTACCACCACCTGCTGCACGCGGGCGTGCGCATCTACGAGTACTGCGACCGCCCGCTGCACGGCAAGGTCGCGCTCATGGACGACAAGTGGAGCACCGTGGGTTCGAGCAACCTCGATCCGCTGAGCCTTTCGCTCAACCTCGAGTCGAACGTGATCGTGCGCGACCGGGCCTTCAACGGCGTGCTGTGGGAACGGCTGGACCATCTCATGCAGCACAGCTGCAAGAAGATCGACGCGGCCGACCTGGCGAGCGAATGGAGCGGCTGGCGGTTGGTGCGCAGCTTCTTCGTCTTCCACATCCTGCGCTGGTATCCGGCGCTGCTGGGCCGGCTGCCGCGCCACGTGCCGCGCCTGACGCCGGCCGAAGCCATCGAGCTGGCCAGCCGCCGGGACACCGGCACCAGCCAGCCGACCGGCGGCGCAACGCAGACGGAAGCCGCCTGA